One genomic segment of Sphingobacteriales bacterium includes these proteins:
- a CDS encoding GlsB/YeaQ/YmgE family stress response membrane protein: MGFFASLLVGILAGWIAGKLMRGGGFGLIGNLVVGILGAIIGRWLLNLLDLSIGNSFVPQLFTSVIGATVLLFLVSLIKGRR; encoded by the coding sequence ATGGGATTTTTCGCTTCTTTACTCGTGGGCATTTTAGCCGGATGGATTGCAGGCAAACTTATGCGTGGCGGCGGGTTTGGCTTAATAGGCAATTTAGTTGTGGGTATTTTAGGTGCTATAATAGGGCGCTGGTTACTTAATTTATTAGACTTATCAATAGGCAATAGCTTTGTGCCACAGTTGTTTACCTCCGTTATTGGTGCTACTGTGCTGTTATTTTTAGTAAGCTTAATTAAAGGAAGACGTTAG
- the rsmG gene encoding 16S rRNA (guanine(527)-N(7))-methyltransferase RsmG, with amino-acid sequence MEVILRYFPELNPTQRQQFAALMPFYTEWNEKINVISRKDLENLYLHHVLHSLGLAKIINFAPFTEVIDVGTGGGFPGIPLAILFPQARFHLIDSTLKKIKIVQQLIETLQLTNVFAEQLRAEQAPAKHYDFVVARGVTNLAALYSWTQKLTNKHSINKLANGLLAYKGGNLKPEIEELPSKTVFKIYDLHHFFAETWFAEKYLIHIRT; translated from the coding sequence ATGGAAGTTATACTAAGATATTTTCCGGAGTTAAACCCTACCCAAAGGCAACAGTTTGCCGCACTAATGCCTTTCTATACCGAATGGAACGAGAAAATAAATGTTATATCGCGAAAAGATTTAGAAAATTTATATTTGCATCATGTTTTACATAGTTTAGGATTAGCTAAAATTATAAACTTTGCCCCTTTTACCGAAGTAATAGACGTAGGAACAGGCGGTGGTTTTCCGGGTATTCCTCTGGCAATTTTATTTCCCCAAGCCCGGTTTCATTTGATAGATTCGACTTTAAAAAAAATTAAAATAGTGCAGCAGTTAATTGAAACCTTACAACTTACAAACGTTTTTGCCGAACAACTACGTGCCGAGCAAGCACCCGCCAAACACTACGATTTTGTTGTAGCAAGGGGTGTAACCAATTTGGCGGCCTTATACAGTTGGACGCAAAAATTAACCAATAAACATAGTATCAATAAATTGGCAAATGGACTGCTGGCCTATAAAGGCGGAAATCTTAAACCCGAAATTGAAGAACTACCTTCAAAAACGGTATTTAAAATTTATGACTTACACCATTTTTTTGCCGAAACTTGGTTTGCCGAAAAATATTTAATACATATAAGAACGTAA
- the rsmH gene encoding 16S rRNA (cytosine(1402)-N(4))-methyltransferase RsmH produces the protein MYHTPALLTETIAGLAIKPNGVYVDATFGGGGHTKAILTVLTNEGRLVAFDQDADAAANLPEDERLLFVAANFRHLEKYLRVNGINQVNGILADLGVSSHQFDTPKRGFSIRFDEQPLDMRMDTNQPITAAHILNTYPEKQLANLFYQYGELPQANKIAHAIVQYRQTTAITRVGQLKTVTAAFAGPPKYQIGFYAQLFQALRIAVNDELSALCDLLQQSVNLLPSGGRLAIIAYHSAEDRLVKNFIKNGNFDIEPTKDIYGNKQLVFKPVNKKAITPNAAEIAQNNRVRSAKLRVAEKI, from the coding sequence ATGTATCATACCCCTGCATTATTGACCGAAACAATTGCTGGCTTGGCGATAAAGCCAAACGGTGTGTACGTTGATGCTACCTTTGGCGGGGGTGGGCACACAAAAGCAATTCTAACAGTTTTGACAAACGAGGGGCGGTTGGTTGCCTTCGACCAAGATGCAGACGCAGCAGCCAATCTTCCGGAAGACGAACGTTTGTTATTTGTTGCCGCTAATTTTAGGCATCTCGAAAAATATTTGCGCGTAAATGGCATTAACCAGGTCAATGGTATTTTAGCCGATTTGGGGGTTAGCTCACACCAGTTTGACACCCCAAAACGTGGGTTTTCAATTCGCTTTGACGAACAACCTTTAGATATGCGAATGGATACTAACCAACCAATAACTGCCGCACATATACTAAATACTTACCCCGAAAAACAACTTGCCAACCTGTTTTACCAATATGGCGAGCTGCCCCAGGCCAATAAAATTGCCCATGCTATTGTGCAGTATCGCCAAACAACCGCTATTACACGGGTTGGGCAGCTAAAAACGGTAACAGCTGCTTTTGCCGGCCCGCCTAAATATCAAATAGGGTTTTATGCCCAACTTTTTCAGGCATTGCGTATAGCAGTTAATGACGAGTTGAGCGCGCTTTGCGATTTGCTGCAACAAAGTGTCAATTTATTGCCTTCGGGTGGGCGATTAGCCATAATTGCCTACCACTCTGCCGAAGACCGCTTAGTAAAAAACTTTATAAAAAACGGAAACTTTGATATAGAACCAACAAAAGATATATACGGCAACAAACAACTCGTTTTTAAACCTGTAAACAAAAAAGCCATTACACCAAACGCTGCCGAAATAGCCCAAAACAACCGCGTTCGAAGTGCCAAACTGCGGGTAGCCGAAAAAATTTAA
- a CDS encoding transpeptidase family protein: protein MPQGNRNIRQIIYLRINIVGIVLLLIGVLLVARTFSIAVIDREVWIAKGVNTTRIDTIEGERGNIYAEDGKLLASSLPNFEVRIDTKTIPDTVFDNHIDSFSIYLSNFYKNKYQYKPDYHPDSIKKELINARKAQNQYYFIDKNLNFNELKQFENFPIFRLGRYKGGFIYIPTNKRTHPFGILARRTIGYLREESPGIEGSFDAYLRGTSVPRSMYKTAGGEWIPLYDNFDLEAENGMDVYTTLDVNLQDIAENALLKAVAEHQAKYGCAVVMEVATGKIKAIANLGRIDDGSYQEIFNYAIGRKSYPGSTFKVASLAMLLENDWAKETDSIPLFKGKHKFYSEEMLDALAHGMDTSTLKRAIEISSNVGIAHLINQRFENNPQAYIKQLEKLGLTKPSNLGLIGEANPEIKAAGTKGWSKLTIPWMSIGYELELTPLQMLTFMNAIANNGMSMQPYVVSEVRNGSQQVKMYGPKENGQICSAETAKRVRQVLKGVIEKGTAKKLYNPEIEMGGKTGTAILRTTREGKKYQASFMGFFPVEKPLYSCIVYISEPESGDVYGGTVAGPVFKEIAEKFYSAFVYSKTGQYIADLDTTLPATNGLYAMKGYQSDLTTIYNTVGIKPNTNSKGTWVNAKIKNDTLQINPFAAQAPNRTPDVMGMGLRDALFLLENQGLQVRFSGRGKVVRQQPASGTPIKQGQTAYIELK from the coding sequence ATGCCCCAAGGCAACCGAAATATTAGACAAATAATTTATCTGCGTATCAACATAGTTGGTATAGTATTGCTTTTAATAGGCGTGCTTTTAGTGGCACGTACTTTTAGCATTGCCGTGATTGACCGTGAAGTTTGGATAGCAAAAGGTGTAAATACTACACGCATAGATACTATTGAGGGCGAACGGGGTAATATTTACGCCGAAGACGGGAAATTACTAGCATCATCGTTGCCAAATTTTGAAGTCCGGATAGACACCAAAACTATTCCGGATACTGTATTTGATAACCATATAGACAGTTTTTCAATTTATCTGTCAAACTTTTATAAAAATAAATACCAATATAAACCCGACTATCACCCCGACTCAATAAAAAAAGAACTAATTAATGCCCGAAAAGCCCAAAACCAATATTACTTTATTGATAAAAACCTTAACTTTAACGAACTTAAACAATTCGAAAACTTTCCTATTTTTAGGTTAGGCCGGTACAAAGGAGGTTTCATTTACATTCCTACCAACAAACGAACCCATCCATTTGGCATCTTGGCAAGGCGCACTATTGGCTACCTTCGCGAAGAATCGCCGGGTATTGAAGGCTCGTTCGATGCCTATTTGCGTGGAACCTCAGTACCGCGCTCTATGTATAAAACAGCCGGAGGCGAGTGGATACCCCTATACGACAATTTTGACCTCGAGGCCGAAAATGGAATGGACGTTTACACCACCTTAGATGTTAATTTGCAAGATATTGCCGAAAACGCCCTTCTTAAAGCTGTTGCCGAACACCAAGCAAAATACGGTTGTGCCGTTGTGATGGAAGTAGCTACCGGAAAAATTAAAGCAATTGCCAATTTGGGTCGCATTGACGACGGATCTTATCAAGAAATTTTTAATTATGCCATTGGTCGTAAATCTTACCCGGGCTCAACGTTTAAAGTGGCTTCTTTGGCCATGCTGCTCGAAAACGACTGGGCAAAAGAAACCGACTCTATTCCGCTTTTTAAAGGAAAACACAAATTTTACAGCGAAGAAATGTTAGACGCCCTTGCACACGGAATGGATACCAGCACCTTAAAACGCGCCATCGAAATATCATCAAATGTAGGTATAGCCCACCTTATTAACCAACGTTTTGAAAATAACCCGCAGGCTTATATTAAACAACTTGAAAAACTTGGCTTAACAAAACCAAGCAATTTAGGCTTAATTGGAGAAGCAAACCCCGAGATAAAGGCAGCCGGAACTAAAGGTTGGAGCAAACTTACTATTCCATGGATGTCTATTGGGTATGAATTAGAGCTTACCCCTTTGCAAATGCTAACTTTTATGAACGCCATTGCCAACAACGGTATGTCTATGCAGCCATATGTAGTAAGTGAAGTGCGCAACGGTAGCCAGCAAGTAAAAATGTATGGACCTAAAGAAAACGGCCAGATTTGTAGTGCCGAAACAGCAAAGCGAGTAAGGCAGGTACTAAAGGGCGTAATTGAAAAAGGAACAGCCAAAAAACTATACAATCCGGAGATTGAAATGGGCGGTAAAACGGGCACCGCCATTTTGCGCACCACCCGCGAAGGAAAAAAATACCAAGCCTCATTTATGGGCTTCTTCCCCGTTGAAAAGCCATTGTACTCGTGCATTGTCTATATATCTGAGCCTGAAAGCGGAGACGTGTATGGCGGTACTGTGGCAGGCCCGGTATTTAAAGAAATAGCCGAAAAATTTTATAGCGCTTTTGTTTACTCAAAAACAGGCCAATATATAGCCGACCTTGATACTACCTTGCCAGCCACAAATGGATTATACGCTATGAAGGGTTATCAATCGGATTTGACTACAATTTATAATACGGTTGGAATTAAACCCAATACTAATTCTAAAGGCACATGGGTTAATGCCAAAATTAAAAATGACACCTTACAAATTAATCCATTTGCCGCCCAAGCGCCTAACCGTACCCCTGACGTAATGGGCATGGGCCTGCGCGATGCCCTGTTTTTACTCGAAAACCAAGGATTACAAGTAAGATTTTCAGGGCGAGGTAAGGTGGTAAGGCAACAACCCGCATCGGGAACTCCCATAAAACAAGGCCAAACAGCCTATATTGAACTAAAATAA
- the mraZ gene encoding division/cell wall cluster transcriptional repressor MraZ, producing the protein MHNFIGEIPCTIDEKGRLAIPVKFVRQLPSESSDRLILGMGLDKCLELYSVPEFEKKQRSLENLNPYNEKERLLLRLFARGLTDITLDGSNRMLIPKRLKDYANLNCKDIILVGQGNKIEIWNANDYDNLFNISAQDVSNLANEILGKVNST; encoded by the coding sequence ATGCACAATTTTATAGGCGAAATACCTTGTACCATTGATGAAAAAGGGCGTTTGGCTATACCAGTTAAATTTGTGCGGCAACTGCCCTCCGAAAGCAGCGACCGTTTAATTTTAGGTATGGGCTTAGATAAATGCTTGGAGTTGTATAGTGTGCCCGAATTTGAAAAGAAACAGCGCAGCTTAGAAAACCTAAATCCGTACAACGAAAAAGAAAGATTATTACTTCGCCTTTTTGCCCGCGGCTTAACTGATATTACCCTCGATGGCAGCAACCGTATGTTAATACCAAAACGCCTGAAAGATTACGCAAACCTAAACTGCAAAGATATTATTTTGGTAGGGCAAGGCAATAAGATTGAAATATGGAACGCCAACGATTACGACAATTTATTTAATATTAGCGCACAAGATGTATCAAACTTAGCCAACGAAATTTTAGGAAAAGTAAACTCAACTTAA